From Streptosporangiales bacterium, a single genomic window includes:
- a CDS encoding MCE family protein, whose product MSSTRILRFGVLVLVAALLLGIVGVVLSRTGEISGTAYFSRTVGLYEGSDVRVLGVPIGKVDEITPEGDVVRVDFHYDDEHKVPFDAKAFVVAPSIVSDRYLQLAPVYDGGPTMKDGARIPRSRTAVPVELGDIYRSLDDVSEALGPNGANENGSLSRLLKVGAENLGGSGDDVKTTIEEASKALETINGGSDDLFSTVRNLSTFTTALKKNDAAVVAFNKDLAGISEQLDGEKDELAAALKNLGIALGQVEKFVRENKAGLKKNIDGLAEVTGVLTKQQKALARFLDGAPVALSNLQLAYNGKYGTLDNRNNFRQLNDPAMYLCTLLISLHVPQQQCDLIRQAFGSVTKKLPKGSSLALDPNQRSVNEPVGKPDKTLAGILGGKR is encoded by the coding sequence ATGAGCTCCACCCGCATCCTGCGCTTCGGCGTCCTCGTCCTCGTCGCCGCGCTCCTGCTCGGCATCGTCGGCGTCGTCCTGTCCCGCACCGGCGAGATCAGTGGCACCGCGTACTTCAGCCGTACGGTCGGTCTCTACGAGGGCTCCGACGTGCGAGTGCTCGGAGTGCCGATCGGCAAGGTCGACGAGATCACCCCTGAGGGCGACGTCGTCCGCGTCGACTTCCACTACGACGACGAGCACAAGGTGCCCTTCGACGCCAAGGCGTTCGTCGTCGCACCGAGCATCGTCAGCGACCGCTACCTCCAGCTCGCGCCGGTCTACGACGGCGGGCCGACGATGAAGGACGGCGCCAGGATCCCGCGGTCCCGCACCGCCGTGCCGGTCGAGCTCGGCGACATCTACCGCTCGCTCGACGACGTCAGCGAGGCGCTCGGACCCAACGGTGCCAACGAGAACGGCTCGCTGTCGCGCCTGCTGAAGGTCGGCGCGGAGAACCTCGGCGGCTCGGGCGACGACGTCAAGACCACGATCGAGGAGGCGTCGAAGGCGCTCGAGACGATCAACGGCGGCAGCGACGACCTGTTCTCGACGGTCCGCAACCTGTCGACGTTCACCACCGCCCTGAAGAAGAACGACGCGGCCGTCGTGGCGTTCAACAAGGACCTCGCCGGGATCTCGGAGCAGCTCGACGGCGAGAAGGACGAGCTCGCGGCGGCGCTGAAGAACCTCGGCATCGCCCTCGGGCAGGTCGAGAAGTTCGTCCGGGAGAACAAGGCCGGGCTGAAGAAGAACATCGACGGCCTCGCCGAGGTCACCGGCGTCCTCACCAAGCAGCAGAAGGCCCTCGCCAGGTTCCTCGACGGCGCACCGGTGGCGTTGTCCAACCTGCAGCTGGCGTACAACGGGAAGTACGGCACGCTCGACAACAGGAACAACTTCCGCCAGCTCAACGACCCCGCCATGTACCTGTGCACCCTGCTGATCTCGCTGCACGTGCCGCAGCAGCAGTGCGACCTGATCAGGCAGGCGTTCGGGTCGGTCACCAAGAAGCTGCCCAAGGGCAGCTCGCTGGCGCTCGACCCCAACCAGCGCTCGGTCAACGAGCCGGTCGGCAAGCCGGACAAGACGCTCGCCGGCATCCTGGGAGGCAAGCGATGA